In one Pseudomonas sp. MM211 genomic region, the following are encoded:
- a CDS encoding bifunctional diguanylate cyclase/phosphodiesterase, with translation MPPTSERLPFWTWWLPLPAFHLATLLSLTTQFEGGMAILYLPFALGLVLTLWWGPRVLLGLYLNAMLCAPLWGLDWRWAPVHALPETLGVTFCYLLLRWRPFDAALPDISHLLRFILLGVLLPAALTCLVLLGTLLLLGSLSAYEAPQVALTLWLADSLTALVISTALLTYLSPWLRRRGWLMNVENIAAPLQQVPEVLRSLPSRSLLLILLVCLPVLLEFLPLALKLPLIGLLMLSLALVWGFAGALCGAAMSVLSILVLPWFHGVAASASWIEPQRLELHFSILLFTLAAMLVGRSLSDLRLALVRSAAMQQQLALANLALDASPLGVVIADARREDLPLIYCNPSFERITGRDVQGSLGLSLRRLLRDDRRHEDMRVLETAIRRGTPGNAVLHLQRKGGQPFWSEVILAPMHDESGLSHFIVMQQDVSAREQLAQEVARQREELLQQSHLFSQTEDLANIGGWVLNMHDMSMYWSAGCFTIYELDPRKAALTFDESVGRFDATGQALVYRTLQEMIEGGERFDLEVRVTTFLGKTRWIRLRGAAERDGTQLVRLYGAVQDITARRRTEQQLRERDDRLRLFFEAPLIGMALITPTFGWEEVNLKLCSILGRSREQLLDCNWESISVADDLEVEQWLLDDVLQGSREGFERDRRFVRPDGSEVQTRLNLRAVRRGNGGISGGISMFLLLVEDISARFEAEARYRTIVEHAPEAILLYTEDGGMVDFNENALRMFACRREDLLSRRPFELSPVRQPNGALSAQAGKVYVEAALQGAAPVFEWTHRDSSGRRFPCEVSLVRLPGEPALIRCSISDISERQRYQREIERLAYSDELTGLPNRRLLLDRLQHAMDREMREGSLGALLFIDLDHFKTVNDSLGHLVGDSLLREVTVRLASQLRAEDTLARMGGDEFVVLLEALDANPQLAGEQAALIAEKLLKSLEGSCLIDGHELSVSASIGIALHPFGAQNAADVLKQADTAMYRAKQAGRNALHFFAPEMQAAIDQRLQLQGELRQAIARNQLYLAFQPQLRLDDGSVIGAEVLVRWAHPERGEIMPGQFIPLAEETGLIQDIGNWVLEQACAALQRWLPERPQMVLAVNLSPRELRSRGCVARVSSCLQRYAVPAAALELELTEGVLLEDVEQCIANMQALKALGVRFSIDDFGTGYSSLTYLKRLPLDRLKIDRSFTQDLGTGEVGSNTLLVETILMIARNLDLECVAEGIETAEQLEHLKALGCEFGQGYLLGRPVVEADFLARLDMPSRVLP, from the coding sequence ATGCCCCCCACTTCCGAGCGCCTGCCGTTCTGGACATGGTGGTTGCCACTTCCGGCGTTCCATCTGGCCACTTTGCTTTCTTTGACCACCCAGTTCGAGGGTGGTATGGCGATTCTTTACCTGCCTTTTGCTCTGGGGTTGGTACTGACGCTCTGGTGGGGCCCGCGCGTGTTGCTGGGGCTCTACCTCAATGCAATGCTTTGCGCGCCACTGTGGGGGCTCGACTGGCGCTGGGCGCCGGTGCATGCACTGCCGGAGACCTTGGGCGTCACGTTCTGTTATCTGCTGTTGCGCTGGCGGCCATTCGATGCGGCGTTACCGGATATCAGTCATTTGCTGCGCTTCATCCTGCTGGGCGTATTGCTGCCAGCGGCGCTGACCTGCTTGGTATTGTTGGGTACATTATTACTGTTGGGCAGCCTGTCCGCCTATGAGGCGCCGCAGGTGGCACTCACGCTGTGGTTGGCCGACAGCCTGACTGCCCTGGTGATCTCCACTGCGCTGCTGACCTACTTAAGTCCTTGGCTGCGGCGGCGCGGTTGGCTGATGAACGTCGAGAACATTGCTGCACCTCTGCAGCAGGTGCCCGAGGTGTTGCGTTCGCTGCCGTCCAGGTCTCTGTTGTTGATTCTGCTGGTGTGTTTGCCAGTGCTTCTGGAGTTTCTGCCGCTGGCCCTGAAACTGCCGTTGATTGGTCTGCTCATGCTGAGCCTGGCGTTGGTTTGGGGGTTTGCCGGCGCTCTGTGTGGTGCGGCGATGAGCGTGCTGAGTATCCTCGTGTTGCCCTGGTTTCATGGCGTGGCCGCCAGTGCCAGCTGGATCGAGCCGCAGCGGCTGGAGTTGCACTTCAGCATCCTGCTTTTCACGCTGGCGGCCATGTTGGTCGGGCGTAGCCTCAGTGATCTGCGCCTGGCGCTCGTCCGCAGCGCAGCGATGCAGCAACAGCTGGCGTTGGCCAACCTAGCGCTTGACGCCAGCCCGCTCGGGGTAGTGATCGCCGATGCCAGGCGCGAAGATTTGCCGCTGATCTACTGCAACCCGTCGTTCGAACGTATTACCGGTCGTGATGTGCAAGGCAGTCTGGGGCTGAGCCTGCGCCGGTTGCTGCGCGATGACCGGCGACATGAAGACATGCGGGTGCTGGAAACGGCTATCCGCCGTGGCACTCCGGGTAATGCGGTGCTGCACCTGCAACGCAAGGGCGGTCAACCGTTCTGGAGTGAGGTGATTCTGGCGCCGATGCATGATGAGTCGGGGCTCAGTCATTTCATCGTCATGCAGCAGGATGTCAGTGCGCGCGAGCAACTGGCTCAAGAGGTGGCTCGTCAGCGCGAGGAGTTGCTCCAGCAGAGCCACCTGTTCAGCCAGACAGAAGACCTAGCCAATATCGGCGGTTGGGTGCTCAACATGCACGATATGAGCATGTACTGGAGTGCTGGCTGCTTCACGATCTATGAGTTGGATCCGCGAAAGGCAGCGCTTACCTTCGACGAATCGGTGGGCCGGTTCGATGCCACCGGGCAGGCGTTGGTTTATCGAACCCTGCAGGAGATGATCGAGGGCGGTGAGCGTTTCGACCTCGAAGTACGAGTGACCACCTTTCTTGGCAAGACACGCTGGATTCGCCTGCGTGGTGCCGCTGAGCGCGATGGTACGCAATTGGTTCGTCTGTATGGTGCCGTTCAGGACATCACTGCGCGGCGCCGTACCGAGCAGCAGTTGCGCGAGCGCGATGATCGCCTGCGGCTGTTCTTCGAAGCACCTCTGATCGGCATGGCGTTGATCACGCCTACGTTTGGCTGGGAAGAGGTCAACCTCAAGCTGTGCAGCATTCTCGGGCGCAGCCGTGAGCAGTTATTGGACTGCAACTGGGAAAGTATCAGCGTCGCTGACGATCTCGAGGTCGAACAATGGCTGCTCGATGATGTGCTGCAAGGCAGCCGGGAAGGCTTCGAGCGCGACCGGCGTTTCGTTCGACCTGACGGCAGCGAAGTGCAAACGCGGCTCAACTTGCGCGCCGTACGGCGTGGCAACGGCGGCATCAGTGGTGGCATCAGTATGTTCCTGCTGTTGGTCGAGGACATCAGCGCACGCTTCGAGGCTGAAGCGCGTTATCGCACCATTGTCGAACATGCCCCTGAGGCCATCCTGCTGTACACCGAGGATGGCGGGATGGTCGATTTCAACGAGAACGCTCTGCGCATGTTCGCCTGTCGCCGTGAAGATCTGCTCAGTCGTCGGCCCTTCGAATTGAGCCCCGTACGACAGCCCAATGGAGCGCTCTCTGCTCAGGCCGGAAAGGTCTATGTCGAGGCGGCGTTGCAGGGCGCTGCACCCGTATTCGAGTGGACGCACCGCGACAGCAGTGGGCGGCGTTTCCCCTGTGAAGTAAGCCTGGTACGGCTGCCTGGTGAGCCGGCGCTGATCCGCTGCAGCATCTCCGATATCTCCGAGCGTCAGCGCTACCAGCGGGAAATCGAACGCCTGGCTTACAGCGATGAACTGACGGGGTTGCCCAACCGCCGGCTGCTGCTCGATCGACTGCAGCACGCCATGGATCGTGAAATGCGTGAGGGCAGCCTGGGCGCCTTGCTGTTCATCGATCTCGACCATTTCAAGACCGTTAACGACAGCCTCGGTCACTTGGTGGGCGACAGCTTGTTGCGTGAGGTCACGGTACGTCTGGCGAGCCAGTTGCGGGCTGAAGACACTTTGGCGCGAATGGGCGGCGATGAGTTCGTCGTGCTGCTCGAAGCCCTGGACGCCAATCCGCAGCTAGCTGGTGAACAGGCCGCGCTGATCGCAGAAAAACTACTCAAGAGTCTGGAAGGATCGTGTCTGATCGACGGCCATGAATTGTCGGTCAGCGCCAGTATCGGCATCGCCCTGCACCCCTTTGGCGCTCAGAACGCCGCTGATGTTCTGAAACAGGCGGACACTGCCATGTATCGTGCCAAGCAGGCCGGCCGCAATGCCCTGCATTTCTTTGCGCCGGAGATGCAGGCTGCCATCGATCAGCGGTTGCAGCTACAGGGTGAGTTGCGCCAAGCGATCGCGCGCAACCAGTTGTACCTGGCTTTCCAACCACAGCTGCGGCTCGACGATGGCAGCGTCATCGGCGCCGAAGTGCTGGTGCGTTGGGCGCACCCTGAGCGCGGCGAGATAATGCCGGGGCAGTTCATCCCCCTCGCCGAGGAAACCGGACTGATCCAGGATATCGGCAACTGGGTGCTGGAGCAGGCGTGTGCTGCTCTGCAGCGCTGGCTGCCGGAGCGGCCGCAGATGGTGTTGGCGGTGAACCTCAGTCCACGTGAGCTGCGCAGCCGAGGTTGTGTCGCGCGGGTCAGCAGTTGCCTGCAGCGCTATGCAGTGCCGGCCGCTGCGCTGGAGCTGGAACTCACCGAGGGCGTGCTGCTCGAGGATGTCGAGCAGTGCATCGCCAATATGCAGGCGCTCAAGGCATTGGGCGTGCGCTTCTCCATCGATGATTTCGGCACCGGTTATTCCTCCCTGACTTACCTCAAGCGATTGCCGCTGGACAGGCTGAAAATTGACCGTAGCTTCACCCAGGATCTTGGTACTGGCGAGGTTGGTAGCAACACGCTGCTAGTCGAAACCATCCTGATGATCGCCCGCAATCTCGACCTGGAATGCGTAGCCGAAGGCATCGAGACCGCTGAGCAGCTCGAGCACCTCAAGGCGCTGGGCTGCGAATTCGGCCAGGGCTATCTGTTGGGCAGACCGGTAGTCGAGGCGGACTTCCTGGCCAGGCTCGACATGCCGTCGCGGGTGCTTCCCTAA